Proteins from a single region of Streptomyces griseiscabiei:
- a CDS encoding RluA family pseudouridine synthase, translated as MSTIPEIRTLPVPDGLEGERVDAAISRMFGFSRTKAAELAAAGKVTVDGSVVGKSERVHGGAWLEVEMPQAPAPVRIVAEPVEGMEIVHDDDDVVVIVKPVGVAAHPSPGWSGPTVIGGLAAAGYRISTSGAAERQGIVHRLDVGTSGLMVVAKSEYAYTSLKRQFKERTVDKRYHALVQGHPDPTSGTIDAPIGRHPNHDYKWAVTAEGKPSVTHYDLIEAFRAASLLDIKLETGRTHQIRVHMSAHRHPCVGDLTYGADPTLAKRLGITRQWLQAVRLGFEHPGDGSWVEFESDYPADLQKALDKVREETYA; from the coding sequence GTGAGCACGATTCCCGAGATCCGTACCCTGCCCGTGCCCGACGGCCTGGAGGGCGAGCGTGTCGACGCCGCCATCTCCCGCATGTTCGGCTTCTCCCGTACCAAGGCCGCCGAGCTGGCTGCCGCGGGGAAGGTCACGGTCGACGGGTCGGTGGTCGGCAAGTCGGAGCGGGTGCACGGCGGGGCCTGGCTGGAGGTCGAGATGCCGCAGGCGCCCGCGCCCGTGCGGATCGTCGCCGAGCCCGTCGAGGGCATGGAGATCGTGCACGACGACGACGACGTGGTCGTGATCGTCAAGCCGGTCGGCGTGGCCGCGCACCCCAGCCCCGGCTGGTCCGGGCCGACCGTCATCGGCGGGCTCGCCGCCGCTGGGTACCGGATCTCCACCTCCGGCGCCGCCGAGCGCCAGGGCATCGTGCACCGGCTGGACGTGGGCACCTCGGGCCTCATGGTGGTCGCCAAGTCGGAGTACGCGTACACCTCCCTGAAGCGCCAGTTCAAGGAGCGGACGGTCGACAAGCGGTACCACGCGCTGGTCCAGGGCCACCCCGACCCCACCAGTGGCACGATCGACGCGCCCATCGGACGGCACCCGAACCACGACTACAAGTGGGCCGTCACCGCCGAGGGAAAGCCGTCGGTCACGCACTACGACCTCATCGAGGCGTTCCGCGCCGCCTCCCTGCTCGACATCAAGCTGGAGACCGGGCGCACCCACCAGATCCGCGTCCACATGTCGGCCCACCGGCACCCCTGCGTCGGCGACCTCACGTACGGCGCCGACCCGACGCTCGCCAAGCGGCTCGGCATCACCCGCCAGTGGCTGCAGGCCGTCCGGCTCGGTTTCGAGCACCCCGGGGACGGGAGCTGGGTCGAGTTCGAGAGCGACTACCCCGCGGATCTGCAGAAGGCCCTGGACAAGGTCCGCGAGGAGACGTACGCGTGA
- the lspA gene encoding signal peptidase II produces the protein MAEAERIIGTPDIPDAAGADPEQSDGGNGAAQELAEAGARPRGKRRIAVLFGVAALAYALDLVSKMIVVAKLEHHEPIEIIGDWLKFEAIRNAGAAFGFGEAFTIIFTVIATIVIVVIARLARKLYSLPWAIALGLLLGGALGNLTDRIFRSPGVFEGAVVDFIAPKGFAVFNLADSAIVCGGILIVLLSFRGLDPDGTVHKD, from the coding sequence GTGGCAGAGGCGGAGCGCATCATCGGTACGCCGGACATTCCAGACGCGGCGGGGGCCGACCCGGAGCAGTCCGACGGCGGGAACGGCGCGGCACAGGAGCTGGCCGAGGCGGGCGCGCGCCCGCGCGGCAAGCGCCGGATCGCCGTGCTGTTCGGGGTCGCCGCGCTGGCGTACGCGCTCGACCTGGTCAGCAAGATGATCGTGGTCGCGAAGCTGGAGCACCACGAGCCGATCGAGATCATCGGGGACTGGCTGAAGTTCGAGGCGATCCGCAACGCGGGCGCGGCCTTCGGCTTCGGCGAGGCCTTCACGATCATCTTCACGGTGATCGCGACGATCGTGATCGTGGTGATCGCCCGGCTCGCCCGCAAGCTCTACAGCCTCCCCTGGGCGATCGCGCTCGGTCTGCTGCTCGGCGGTGCGCTGGGCAACCTCACCGACCGGATCTTCCGCTCGCCGGGCGTCTTCGAGGGCGCGGTCGTCGACTTCATCGCGCCCAAGGGCTTCGCGGTGTTCAACCTCGCGGATTCGGCCATCGTGTGCGGCGGCATCCTGATCGTGCTGCTGTCGTTCCGGGGGCTCGACCCGGACGGGACCGTCCACAAGGACTGA